One window from the genome of Gadus macrocephalus chromosome 7, ASM3116895v1 encodes:
- the LOC132461193 gene encoding uncharacterized protein LOC132461193 isoform X3, translated as MASVTRLLVILEEDSCIKLELPNGIPGSVDEVIEEIKNISGLTNEIRLQYYDADFSSWVNLTKTSDLKDLATLKVVQPPPVTLVFEPVDLSVNEANVHSQDDASISSSACSDDTLPNLNLRLEMQSIRATRSYPSDADLSEVAQALTQTHPCLKEPGSFNHSYGWKQRLKTKMYNYRTYLKSHSSSSDELTVNSVKRKSPTDAHPAKNIKKPRRAESNHYPSLPHGETPESMEQERIALLTEVKKRNNGKTIRAKMAQTFAFRRQEIVNKKASLEDIIERWPALFEVQEINAEFHRVTTIPLEARFMEKLDEKCIELIQVVRKKGGATREKTKLLPVVEKDTDIGTRREIALKCLIINMRESMDDLVQEFLVSEKEEAEHILQGATMAIYIIRDAQAAPKDIGIILEGQEVVNELPSVANAVAILMGLLYVLNMEYPKTLKQTFEYIQKVLMELDPKGMTTKVKKLYDQLYSTA; from the exons ATGGCGAGTGTCACACGGCTCCTGGTGATTTTAGAAGAGGACAGTTGCATCAAGCTGGAGCTTCCGAATGGCATCCCTGGCTCCGTTGACGAAGTCATCGAAGAAATAAAGAATATTTCTGGTCTAACTAATGAAATACGGCTTCAGTACTACGATGCTGACTTCAGCAGTTGGGTTAACTTGACTAAAACTTCAGACCTGAAGGATCTTGCCACTTTGAAGGTTGTTCAACCCCCCCCTGTGACATTAGTCTTTGAGCCAGTTGACCTCTCTGTGAATGAGGCCAATGTTCACAGCCAAGATGATGCAAGTATCTCTTCATCTGCATGCTCAGATGATACATTACCT AATCTCAACTTAAGGCTGGAAATGCAGAGTATCAGAGCAACCAG ATCCTATCCTAGTGATGCAGACTTGAGTGAAGTGGCACAggcgctcacacagacacacccctgtCTGAAAGAACCAGGGTCCTTCAACCACAGTTACGGATGGAAACAGAGGCTCAAGACGAAGATGTATAACTATCGCACATACCTAAAATCACACAGTTCATCATCTGACGAGCTGACTGTGAATTCTGTCAAAAGAAAATCCCCCACCGACGCCCACCCAGCAAAGAACATAAAAAAACCCAGGAGAGCCGAGTCTAACCATTACCCATCTCTACCTCATGGCGAGACCCCTGAGTCCATGGAACAAGAGAGAATAGCCCTTTTGACTGAAGTAAAGAAAAGGAACAATGGCAAAACAATAAGAGCGAAGATGGCTCAGACGTTCGCATTTCGGAGGCAAGAAATTGTCAACAAGAAAGCATCTTTGGAGGATATTATTGAGAGATGGCCAGCACTCTTCGAAGTCCAAGAG ATAAATGCAGAGTTCCACAGAGTAACCACAATACCCCTTGAAGCAAGGTTCATGGAGAAACTTGACGAGAAGTGCATCGAACTGATTCAGGTTGTCAGAAAGAAGGGTGGAGCAACTCGGGAGAAGACAAAGCTCCTGCCAGTTGTAGAAAAG GATACTGATATCGGTACAAGGAGGGAGATCGCTCTCAAATGTCTCATCATCAACATGAGAGAATCAATGGATGATCTGGTCCAAGAATTCCTG GTGTCGGAGAAGGAAGAGGCTGAACACATTCTTCAGGGGGCAACCATGGCAATCTACATCATCAGAGATGCACAAGCTGCACCCAAAGACATTGGCATTATACTTGAGGGACAAGAGGTTGTGAACGAGTTGCCGTCTGTCGCAAATGCTGTCGCCATTCTCATGGGACTCCTTTATGTTCTCAATATGGAATATCCAAAGACATTGAAACAGACATTTGAATATATCCAGAAAGTCCTCATGGAGCTGGACCCGAAAGGCATGACCACCAAGGTCAAGAAGCTCTACGACCAGCTATACAGTACAGCTTAG
- the LOC132461193 gene encoding uncharacterized protein LOC132461193 isoform X2, with the protein MASVTRLLVILEEDSCIKLELPNGIPGSVDEVIEEIKNISGLTNEIRLQYYDADFSSWVNLTKTSDLKDLATLKVVQPPPVTLVFEPVDLSVNEANVHSQDDASISSSACSDDTLPVSDASSDTFRKEQWPKVFIIPTFSLSTESQLKAGNAEYQSNQVRLTPSSKMISDILERLADKVYSYRSYPSDADLSEVAQALTQTHPCLKEPGSFNHSYGWKQRLKTKMYNYRTYLKSHSSSSDELTVNSVKRKSPTDAHPAKNIKKPRRAESNHYPSLPHGETPESMEQERIALLTEVKKRNNGKTIRAKMAQTFAFRRQEIVNKKASLEDIIERWPALFEVQEINAEFHRVTTIPLEARFMEKLDEKCIELIQVVRKKGGATREKTKLLPVVEKDTDIGTRREIALKCLIINMRESMDDLVQEFLVSEKEEAEHILQGATMAIYIIRDAQAAPKDIGIILEGQEVVNELPSVANAVAILMGLLYVLNMEYPKTLKQTFEYIQKVLMELDPKGMTTKVKKLYDQLYSTA; encoded by the exons ATGGCGAGTGTCACACGGCTCCTGGTGATTTTAGAAGAGGACAGTTGCATCAAGCTGGAGCTTCCGAATGGCATCCCTGGCTCCGTTGACGAAGTCATCGAAGAAATAAAGAATATTTCTGGTCTAACTAATGAAATACGGCTTCAGTACTACGATGCTGACTTCAGCAGTTGGGTTAACTTGACTAAAACTTCAGACCTGAAGGATCTTGCCACTTTGAAGGTTGTTCAACCCCCCCCTGTGACATTAGTCTTTGAGCCAGTTGACCTCTCTGTGAATGAGGCCAATGTTCACAGCCAAGATGATGCAAGTATCTCTTCATCTGCATGCTCAGATGATACATTACCTGTAAGCGACGCTTCCTCGGACACCTTCAGAAAGGAGCAGTGGCCCAAGGTGTTCATCATCCCTACTTTCTCACTTTCCACAGAATCTCAACTTAAGGCTGGAAATGCAGAGTATCAGAGCAACCAGGTTAGACTGACTCCCAGCTCTAAAATGATTTCCGACATACTTGAAAGACTCGCTGACAAAGTCTATTCGTACAGATCCTATCCTAGTGATGCAGACTTGAGTGAAGTGGCACAggcgctcacacagacacacccctgtCTGAAAGAACCAGGGTCCTTCAACCACAGTTACGGATGGAAACAGAGGCTCAAGACGAAGATGTATAACTATCGCACATACCTAAAATCACACAGTTCATCATCTGACGAGCTGACTGTGAATTCTGTCAAAAGAAAATCCCCCACCGACGCCCACCCAGCAAAGAACATAAAAAAACCCAGGAGAGCCGAGTCTAACCATTACCCATCTCTACCTCATGGCGAGACCCCTGAGTCCATGGAACAAGAGAGAATAGCCCTTTTGACTGAAGTAAAGAAAAGGAACAATGGCAAAACAATAAGAGCGAAGATGGCTCAGACGTTCGCATTTCGGAGGCAAGAAATTGTCAACAAGAAAGCATCTTTGGAGGATATTATTGAGAGATGGCCAGCACTCTTCGAAGTCCAAGAG ATAAATGCAGAGTTCCACAGAGTAACCACAATACCCCTTGAAGCAAGGTTCATGGAGAAACTTGACGAGAAGTGCATCGAACTGATTCAGGTTGTCAGAAAGAAGGGTGGAGCAACTCGGGAGAAGACAAAGCTCCTGCCAGTTGTAGAAAAG GATACTGATATCGGTACAAGGAGGGAGATCGCTCTCAAATGTCTCATCATCAACATGAGAGAATCAATGGATGATCTGGTCCAAGAATTCCTG GTGTCGGAGAAGGAAGAGGCTGAACACATTCTTCAGGGGGCAACCATGGCAATCTACATCATCAGAGATGCACAAGCTGCACCCAAAGACATTGGCATTATACTTGAGGGACAAGAGGTTGTGAACGAGTTGCCGTCTGTCGCAAATGCTGTCGCCATTCTCATGGGACTCCTTTATGTTCTCAATATGGAATATCCAAAGACATTGAAACAGACATTTGAATATATCCAGAAAGTCCTCATGGAGCTGGACCCGAAAGGCATGACCACCAAGGTCAAGAAGCTCTACGACCAGCTATACAGTACAGCTTAG
- the LOC132461193 gene encoding uncharacterized protein LOC132461193 isoform X1, translating to MWRCKDCDYSCTRRSELLKHYRLDHQHYGRHHPYLCLYENCPFSCKTWNALKKHLSTNHFSQQSSTEEISHLKCHVCGYSQLSTETDFFHHIGQHLKNNESVPCMYVDCSYQTNIYGSFHTHKWRKHKVCTVGDLKPGIVHRSIVNPSALDSSNSDTELNEDLLFDEPTFEEPRDLTKDVELKLASVLLKLEHSYLVSSAAVNLLLEELQYLIGTVSVPVTQKTITQFLGAHNCQVDGSLVQDLATEICTSHPIQLAIGTQGPLSTAWKRNKYYITKFSVVEPVEFVIDQKNRRSFQYIPVLKTLQQVLNCETILSSAVNLNEKLQSVLSEKQVYRCLWDGAIFKENTLFSNECAVSLILYIDDFEVCNPLGTSRKKHKICAIYWILGNLPPGSHSSLSSIYLAALINSDDVKLYGYDIVLEPLISDILILEQHGIFVPKLGKCVKGTIQCVVADNLGAHGIAGFLESFSGAYICRFCTATKLEIQTRDVGSEAFSLRTEEGHGRHLKTLEEESLVNCFGVKRRCVLSEKLTHFNVTTGFPPDIVHDLFEGIVPVEVALCLSVLTSKYFTLNFLNDSIKTFPFKWTDKANCPHPVPLTYKIRRTVGGNSHENWSLIRFLPLLLGQKVPADEPAWNLLTDLKDIVDLVVTPVHTDETIAYLNFKISEHRVRFKEVFPDTNLLPKHHFLEHYPQLIRQFGPLVSLWTLRFEAKHSFFKRVVRHTRCFKNVLLSLAQRHQLSMAHHIYTCGFPKPLLEVKKFSTVSIDVLKDDIARAVKHKNPNVKEVSLAENVTYNGFNYRLGMILAHGSLEGMPAFIEIIQMVVLQKELVFIVRKLSAWYLEHFRAYQLEISPTKEIEVLEPSQLTDPYPLADYTVGTMRLITLKRYIHV from the coding sequence ATGTGGAGGTGCAAGGACTGTGACTATTCATGTACCAGAAGATCTGAATTGCTTAAGCATTATAGACTAGATCATCAACATTATGGAAGGCACCATCCTTACCTCTGTCTATATGAAAACTGTCCATTTTCATGTAAAACATGGAATGCTTTAAAGAAGCATCTTTCTACAAACCACTTTTCTCAGCAATCCTCAACAGAAGAGATCTCACATTTGAAGTGCCACGTTTGTGGGTACTCGCAACTTTCTACTGAAACTGACTTTTTTCACCACATTGGCCAACATTTGAAGAATAATGAATCAGTTCCTTGTATGTATGTTGATTGTTCATATCAAACCAACATATATGGAAGTTTTCACACTCACAAATGGAGAAAACACAAAGTGTGTACAGTTGGAGATTTAAAACCTGGAATAGTTCACAGGTCAATCGTCAATCCCTCTGCTTTAGATTCAAGTAACAGTGACACTGAGTTGAATGAAGATTTACTATTTGATGAACCAACTTTTGAAGAACCTAGAGATTTGACAAAAGATGTTGAGCTAAAATTAGCCTCAGTTTTACTGAAATTAGAACATAGTTACCTGGTGTCAAGTGCAGCTGTAAATTTACTCCTTGAGGAACTGCAATATCTCATTGGGACTGTTTCTGTGCCGGTCACCCAGAAGACTATCACTCAGTTTTTAGGGGCTCACAATTGTCAAGTAGATGGATCACTTGTCCAAGACTTAGCCACAGAAATCTGCACATCACATCCTATTCAACTCGCTATCGGAACACAAGGCCCATTGTCTACTGCATGGAAGCgcaacaaatattatattactaAGTTTAGTGTAGTGGAACCAGTAGAATTTGTAATTGACCAAAAGAACAGAAGGTCTTTTCAATATATTCCTGTACTAAAAACGTTGCAGCAGGTTTTGAACTGTGAGACTATCCTAAGCAGTGCAGTTAATTTGAACGAGAAACTTCAATCAGTGTTAAGTGAGAAGCAGGTTTACAGATGTCTCTGGGATGGTGCAatttttaaagaaaacacacTTTTCTCAAATGAGTGTGCCGTTTCCTTAATTCTCTATATAGATGATTTTGAGGTGTGCAACCCCCTTGGCACATCgcgtaaaaaacataaaatctgtGCCATATATTGGATTTTAGGCAATCTGCCACCTGGTTCTCATTCTTCGTTGTCATCAATCTACTTGGCTGCATTGATTAATAGTGATGATGTAAAGTTGTATGGATATGACATTGTTCTAGAACCTTTGATTAGTGATATCCTTATTTTGGAACAACATGGAATATTTGTGCCCAAGTTAGGGAAATGTGTAAAGGGAACAATTCAATGTGTTGTTGCTGACAACCTCGGTGCCCACGGTATTGCTGGTTTTTTGGAGAGTTTTTCTGGTGCATACATTTGTAGGTTTTGTACAGCCACGAAATTAGAAATTCAAACAAGGGACGTAGGGAGTGAAGCATTCTCtttgaggacagaggagggtcACGGAAGACATCTTAAAACCCTTGAGGAAGAATCATTGGTCAATTGTTTTGGTGTTAAGAGGAGGTGTGTTTTGTCGGAAAAACTTACTCATTTTAATGTCACTACTGGCTTTCCACCTGACATTGTTCATGATTTATTTGAAGGAATTGTTCCAGTTGAAGtagctctgtgtctctctgtgctcaCCTCGAAGTACTTTACTTTGAACTTTTTGAATGACTCTATAAAAACTTTCCCCTTCAAGTGGACTGATAAAGCAAATTGCCCCCATCCTGTGCCACTGACCTACAAAATTAGGAGAACAGTTGGTGGCAATTCTCACGAGAATTGGAGTTTGATCAGGTTTTTGCCACTCCTCCTCGGGCAGAAAGTGCCTGCTGATGAACCTGCCTGGAATCTCCTCACTGACTTAAAGGACATTGTGGACCTTGTTGTCACACCGGTGCATACTGATGAAACAATAGCTTATTTGAATTTCAAAATCTCTGAGCATAGAGTGCGGTTCAAGGAGGTTTTCCCAGACACCAACTTGCTTCCTAAGCATCACTTCTTAGAACATTATCCACAGCTAATTCGTCAGTTTGGCCCTTTAGTTTCTCTTTGGACTTTACGATTCGAAGCGAAGCATAGCTTTTTTAAGAGAGTTGTGCGGCACACTCGATGCTTTAAAAATGTGTTGTTGTCCTTGGCACAGAGACACCAATTATCCATGGCACACCATATTTACACCTGTGGCTTTCCTAAACCTCTCCTGGAAGTGAAAAAGTTCTCAACTGTTAGCATTGATGTCCTGAAAGATGATATTGCACGGGCTGTGAAACACAAGAACCCAAACGTGAAGGAAGTGTCTTTGGCCGAGAACGTCACCTATAATGGATTTAACTACAGACTTGGAATGATCCTTGCTCATGGTTCACTTGAAGGAATGCCTGCATTTATTGAAATCATCCAGATGGTGGTTCTCCAAAAGGAGTTGGTCTTCATTGTTAGGAAACTAAGTGCTTGGTACCTGGAACACTTTAGAGCCTATCAACTTGAAATCTCGCCTACAAAGGAGATAGAAGTTCTGGAGCCATCTCAACTGACTGATCCTTACCCTTTGGCAGACTACACAGTTGGGACAATGAGGCTTATCACCCTGAAGCGATATATTCACGTTTAA